One Plasmodium vivax chromosome 13, whole genome shotgun sequence genomic region harbors:
- a CDS encoding hypothetical protein, conserved (encoded by transcript PVX_084840A): MNHLREGKRKCKVNCIDIELEAFIFGCFFYTWNQIFTENVRQKKRGSKRSTSGVSKLSSRVRGRVSSRVSGGRVSSSRGRSTQSLSVGQAANAVKRKSNLVAAAKKTCAAKTANVLEVPTGEKDASRKGHEENEDALPQASSASHIGSSLSEDFRRRYKININSLNEELLHFVKLNFCLNDKNFHIFHDLYSFYEHVREEKKDEEVNVHRVFFKADEGCASHNFAASAAKCPFCELARGKDKGPKAVRRQKFIHACTRRVYGEKNLQLVNKCIINIKTFDDSFVHSITIERLFSYISKAKNKNLLFFWFEFLNVLLKVTINKQLMIQIFFFFCVKNLLITSYFSTEQMMGTDEFSSGKTISTKGQEKNLFLSEMLKRYKYESFSSIVLNNNYKLLQNLFDYFFMVCSTRSCKFYDNFFLNVQMINFIYLVQVNYFHYYYIGLCSKFVQWESANRGGASKLVASASNGGSGYTIRLPKQTHLGEDAKGKAAPPFSRLRRKDGEAVTPAATLCSVKKGHKNESAVGAKFRRVTAGGGVSTGGEQLCPMSEFTYPEGVSSPHGGSDAGGIFPGRHYNVGAKRRCKANLSYHNCVRGGAGRQGSISRYVASQMGSSSKVAPPPQQKENRLARNLKIFFNRAHSFLNRYIQSEQLAKQSNIFSFLFDALPSSSLRSNVNDTLEPYILPIFAKHQFIEIHHFVESLKGLYNLKRKKKKGKKKTLRSSEQPNVKYLNDLQGFNYIFHNLKNDYLMLAESLYFEMRGEREREKKNCAKEEKQKNGKMKISNLIQNDKTDMIGNVSIYKFSSKQLTIQHNLFNIYLECSLLNKAFKLLLVDFNFSFSLTSEVIFLYKMYLIELKRKSILFAFEILSMTFHKCFILLKKYLCNPTSFKLLSLVSLDFCNLLFNYPFLRAYLSFCPNEKIKFLRSNIILHENATANCYYNDYFFQKNDVDVPHLLCDDGWDLVGRYGALRGEAPGSIRREEAIPEEVPICVGGETGSARRAYSSRAMYSSQGLHNSQNQFVDSVGRFAPRSVIRGEISPHVRDPGRNEGERGSEFAPYGQRGLRSDSAAPSVRAAFPYDEEPFCRNAPIDLCSSVARGAASSRGGDLHRSVSHRSASHKSISHRSVSHRRISHRSISHRSASHRSASRVSPSRRSNPKGEHRTSSHSSDDSSHAGGSGRRHRFLSQHDQLYMRKVIQSFNFIFNILEKTVTSCEVSLLSCREVRGRPPVERPPVEHPLVERQSGGMPPVGMPTAGLPPVELRMGRHENAGNMTNFIKEVVNKLDAYFSENFSRKDIKGHIEELGRKKHNHFLYDSKAMRSVREAHDDSFFSCLEFLFLAYICSNYFSEHVSRSYKDSFKCFNFNNIWPSNQQIKVKILLFLIHLLLHQISIINLNSFFLQILKIILNKFYSHLDYNDLQMLQYIYMSLSNETLFSCFSVCDEIRDVIRGSFGSVREFAYVFHLSRRRDAFSLCRLGCAGDPLGEDRFVTDLLEFLLGRGGERRRQRGERPNVTELLNGERPNGEWPTGEWPNETALWEDALSTEWPHNETIRDDSAVDAWVDRFAVQGEDDPHGGQPKYLFDNFKSEAPFEKNDFVFFKKSEEGGGRSSFLDNVLLQVDKKNTSGRKSPVRGVSTWEGAAEGAAHGAAQGTAQRPSNGTPTKLGTTRRRRTPMRGKPHGGEGSEEEEEEEEKYKQMMHHFKVSKEEYIENNMNRQNEWFIRLKTWRDRQHYYEEVKPEHYEAYTLERDYYLPGESFETNCFILAEEKHQMRVTFHLQKNSCLSECLNLLKTIDLYMECSTSVCNRPLYFIKNLIISCLSVSYSRQLSVVYVHALIRLCLFELRMDNAYTSVCILLEILSHFEQVKSYRNVLGVIFYLCGYSLLHQLNLQSERLQGEGRRRELIKEYHHYANVKREHLASPQGCKMARPTFVKSCNTPDISPLKRRGSHFCNKEEGEDPQAADSDSTNGGERTISSVAMRERANLDRALSERSHRSSNYTPSPLAKEKNTPDGFTSSVEKRRSSCGKGSFSKGGSTKCARKLIPLVKNQIKITDYFSNVKNEKAQEALSDAESAISDSDIHLNSSEKKCVKKRKKNDGLTDHVVEQKERPPKETNFEEEKDQTYDSLEQINKKQFFLLLICFYMKRALHHWETDGDAVGISNGIQQRKRIKDALFFLMSSYKFFYKSSLFLSKHERIGGFKCPLFDFQLFGAYKTFYAFYRGAFLRCCNENVTCALWGGARASRG, from the coding sequence ATGAACCACCTCAGggaggggaagcgaaaatgCAAAGTGAACTGCATAGACATAGAACTGGAGGCCTTCATCTTTGGGTGCTTCTTCTACACGTGGAACCAAATCTTCACCGAAAATGTGAggcaaaagaaaaggggaagcaagcGGAGCACCAGCGGGGTAAGTAAGCTCAGCAGCAGGGTTAGAGGCCGGGTTAGCAGCAGGGTTAGCGGCGGCCGGGTTAGTAGCAgccgggggagaagcacccaAAGCCTCAGCGTCGGGCAGGCGGCAAACGCCGTTAAGAGAAAGTCCAACCTGGTGGCTGCGGCCAAGAAGACGTGTGCAGCTAAAACGGCGAACGTTTTGGAGGTGCCGACTGGGGAGAAGGACGCCAGCAGAAAGGGCCacgaagaaaatgaagacgcCTTGCCACAGGCGTCGTCAGCTAGCCACATTGGGAGTAGCTTAAGTGAAGATTTCAGAAGGaggtacaaaataaatattaacagTCTCAACGAGGAGTTGCTCCATTTCGTCAAGCTAAACTTCTGCTTGAATGACAAGAACTTTCACATCTTTCACGATTTGTATTCTTTTTATGAACACGTaagggaggagaagaaggacgaGGAGGTTAATGTGCACCgggttttttttaaagccgATGAGGGGTGCGCGTCGCACAACTTTGCAGCGTCCGCCGCGAAGTGCCCCTTCTGCGAGCTGGCGCGGGGCAAAGACAAGGGACCGAAGGCGGTGAGGAGACAGAAGTTCATCCACGCATGCACAAGGAGGGTATACGGAGAGAAGAACCTGCAACTTGTAAACAAATGCATCATAAATATCAAAACGTTTGACGATAGCTTCGTCCACTCAATCACCATCGAAAGGCTATTTAGCTACATAAGCAAAgcgaagaacaaaaatttgcTCTTCTTCTGGTTCGAGTTTTTGAATGTCCTTCTAAAGGTCACAATTAACAAGCAGCTGAtgattcaaattttttttttcttttgcgtaaaaaatttacttataACTTCCTATTTCAGTACAGAGCAGATGATGGGCACTGATGAGTTCTCCTCCGGGAAAACCATCTCCACAAAAggacaggaaaaaaatttattcctCTCAGAGATGCTGAAGAGGTACAAGTACGAATCGTTCAGCAGCATCGTCTTGAATAACAATTAtaaacttttgcaaaatttatttgattatttttttatggtaTGCTCAACAAGGAGCTGTAAATTTTacgacaatttttttttgaacgtCCAGATGattaatttcatttatcTTGTGCaggtaaattattttcactaCTACTACATCGGGCTGTGCTCGAAATTTGTCCAGTGGGAGTCTGCCAATCGGGGGGGCGCTAGCAAACTGGTCGCGTCTGCTTCGaacggggggagcggctACACCATTCGGCTTCCGAAGCAGACGCACCTCGGTGAGGATGCCAAGGGGAAagccgccccccccttcagTCGCCTCAGGAGGAAAGATGGAGAGGCGGTCACTCCCGCTGCTACCCTGTGTAGTGTGAAAAAGGGACACAAAAATGAGTCAGCAGTTGGGGCAAAGTTCAGGCGGGTCactgcggggggaggagtGTCCACTGGGGGAGAGCAGCTTTGCCCCATGAGTGAATTCACTTACCCTGAGGGGGTATCCTCTCCGCATGGGGGAAGCGACGCGGGGGGCATCTTCCCTGGAAGGCACTACAACGTGGGTGCGAAGCGGCGCTGCAAGGCCAACCTGAGTTACCACAACTGTGTGCGCGGGGGGGCCGGCAGGCAGGGCAGCATCAGTCGATACGTGGCCAGTCAGATGGGGAGCAGTAGTAAGGTGGCCCCGCCGCCTCAGCAGAAGGAGAACCGCCTCGCGCGAAACCTGAAGATCTTCTTCAACCGGGCGCACAGCTTCCTGAACAGGTACATTCAGTCGgagcagctagccaaacaGAGCAAcatcttctccttcctcttcgaCGCGCTGCCCTCCAGCAGCCTGCGCAGCAACGTGAATGACACCCTGGAGCCATACAtcctccccattttcgcCAAGCACCAATTCATCGAAATACACCATTTTGTGGAGAGTCTAAAAGGGTTATACaatttgaagaggaaaaaaaaaaaaggaaaaaaaaaaactctacGTAGTAGCGAACAGCCTAATGTGAAATACCTGAACGATTTACAAGGGTTTAATTACATCTtccacaatttaaaaaatgactaCCTCATGTTGGCGGAGAGCCTATACTTTGAGATGCGTGGCGagagggaaagggaaaagaagaattgcgcaaaagaggaaaaacaaaaaaacggaaaaatgaaaatttctAATCTAATTCAAAATGATAAGACAGACATGATTGGAAATGTTTCGATTTACAAATTTTCATCGAAACAGCTGACCATCCAGCATAACCTCTTTAACATTTATTTGGAGTGCAGCCTGTTGAACAAGGCATTCAAGTTGTTGCTGGTAGATTTtaacttctccttttccctcACATCCGAAGTTATTTTCCTCTACAAAATGTACCTCATTGagttgaaaaggaaaagcatcCTATTCGCCTTCGAAATTTTGAGCATGACTTTTCACAAGTGTTTTattcttttgaaaaaatatctttgCAACCCTACGTCGTTCAAATTACTGTCTTTGGTTTCCCTCGATTTTTGTAacctcctttttaattacccTTTTTTGAGGGCCTACCTCTCCTTCTGcccgaatgaaaaaataaaatttttgaggAGCAACATCATTCTGCATGAAAATGCAACAGCCAATTGTTACTACAATGATTATTTCTTTCAGAAGAATGACGTCGATGTGCCACATTTGCTGTGTGACGATGGATGGGATTTAGTGGGGCGTTATGGagctctgcggggggaggcgcCCGGGAGCATCCGCAGAGAAGAGGCCATACCGGAGGAAGTTCCCATCTGTGTTGGGGGAGAAACAGGCTCTGCACGACGCGCCTACAGTTCACGCGCCATGTACAGCTCTCAAGGGTTGCACAATTCGCAGAACCAGTTTGTAGATTCTGTTGGGAGATTTGCACCTCGCTCCGTCATCAGGGGGGAAATTTCTCCCCATGTTAGGGACCCGGGGAGAAACGAAGGGGAGAGGGGCTCTGAATTCGCTCCATACGGGCAACGCGGTTTGCGGAGCGACTCGGCGGCCCCCTCCGTTAGAGCAGCCTTCCCGTATGACGAAGAACCCTTTTGCAGAAATGCGCCCATAGACCTCTGCAGCAGTGTGGCGCGGGGAGCCGCCtccagcagggggggggacctCCACAGGAGTGTCTCCCATAGGAGCGCATCACACAAGAGCATCTCCCACAGGAGCGTCTCCCATAGGAGAATCTCCCACAGGAGTATCTCCCATAGAAGTGCCTCCCACAGGAGCGCCTCCCGCGTAAGTCCTTCTCGAAGAAGCAACCCCAAGGGGGAGCACCGCACGAGCAGCCACTCCAGCGACGACTCGTCtcacgcgggggggagcggaaGACGCCACCGCTTCCTCAGCCAGCACGATCAGCTGTACATGCGGAAGGTTATTCAAAGCTtcaactttatttttaatatactgGAGAAGACGGTGACCAGCTGCGAGGTGTCCCTGCTGAGTTGTAGGGAGGTGAGGGGGCGCCCACCTGTGGAGCGGCCTCCTGTTGAGCATCCACTTGTGGAGCGGCAATCTGGGGGGATGCCACCTGTGGGGATGCCTACTGCGGGACTGCCTCCTGTGGAGCTGCGGATGGGCCGCCACGAAAACGCAGGAAACATGACCAACTTCATAAAGGAAGTGGTAAACAAGCTAGACGCGTATTTTAGCGAAAATTTCAGCCGAAAGGATATCAAAGGGCATATAGAAGAGCTGGGGAGAAAGAAGCACAACCATTTTCTGTACGATTCTAAGGCAATGAGATCAGTGAGAGAGGCACACGATGATTCTTTCTTCTCCTGTTTGGAGTTTTTATTTCTGGCATACATATGCTCCAACTATTTCTCCGAGCATGTGTCTAGGAGCTACAAGGATTCCTtcaaatgttttaattttaataatatttggCCGAGTAACCAACAGATTAAGGTGAAGATTTTACTCTTCCTGATACACCTGCTTCTGCACCAAATTAgcataataaatttgaacagcttttttttgcagattttaaaaatcattttgAATAAGTTTTACAGCCATTTGGACTACAACGACTTGCAGATGCTtcagtacatatatatgagtCTCTCCAATGAGACTTTATTTTCTTGTTTCTCCGTTTGTGATGAGATTCGGGATGTTATCCGGGGCAGCTTCGGCTCCGTGAGGGAGTTCGCTTATGTCTTCCACTTGTCCCGGAGGAGGGACGCCTTTTCGCTGTGCCGTCTCGGCTGCGCGGGGGACCCCCTCGGGGAAGACCGCTTCGTCACGGACCTGTTGGAGTTTCTTCTGGGTCGGGGCGGGGAGAGGcggcggcaaaggggggagcgaccCAACGTGACGGAGCTGCTCAACGGGGAGAGGCCCAACGGGGAGTGGCCCACCGGGGAGTGGCCCAACGAGACAGCCCTGTGGGAAGACGCGCTCTCCACTGAGTGGCCACACAACGAGACAATTAGAGACGACTCCGCGGTGGATGCGTGGGTGGACCGGTTTGCAGTCCAAGGGGAGGACGATCCACATGGAGGTCAGCCGAAGTATCTGTTTGACAATTTCAAAAGCGAGGCCCCCTTTGAGAAGAAcgattttgtcttttttaaaaaaagtgaagaggggggggggaggagctccTTCCTGGATAATGTACTCCTCCAagtggataaaaaaaatacgagtGGGAGGAAAAGCCCAGTGCGGGGAGTCTCCACTTGGGAGGGTGCAGCAGAGGGAGCCGCTCATGGAGCAGCGCAGGGAACCGCGCAGCGACCCAGTAATGGCACCCCGACCAAATTGGGTACTACCCGCAGGAGACGCACCCCGATGAGGGGGAAaccccacgggggggaaggaagcgaagaggaagaggaggaagaagagaaataCAAACAGATGATGCACCACTTTAAAGTGAGCAAAGAggaatatatagaaaataatatgaacaggCAAAACGAATGGTTCATACGGCTGAAGACGTGGAGAGATCGGCAGCATTACTATGAGGAGGTGAAGCCTGAGCACTACGAGGCATACACCTTGGAGAGAGATTACTACCTACCTGGGGAATCATTTGAAACAAACTGCTTCATCCTAGCGGAGGAGAAGCATCAAATGAGGGTCACATTTCATCTGCAAAAGAATAGCTGCCTTTCTGAGTGTTTGAATTTATTGAAGACGATCGATTTATACATGGAATGTAGCACCAGTGTGTGTAACAGGCCACTgtactttataaaaaatttaatcatCAGCTGCTTAAGTGTTAGCTACTCCAGGCAACTATCTGTGGTGTATGTGCACGCCCTCATACGGCTATGTCTGTTCGAACTGCGCATGGATAATGCCTATACGTCTGTCTGCATTCTCCTCGAAATTTTAAGCCACTTTGAGCAGGTGAAAAGCTATAGAAATGTCTTGGGggttattttttacctttgcGGGTACTCCCTACTGCACCAGCTTAACTTGCAGTCGGAGCGCTTGCAGGGAGaaggaaggagaagggaACTCATAAAGGAATACCACCACTATGCAAATGTAAAGAGGGAACATTTAGCCTCCCCTCAGGGTTGTAAAATGGCCAGGCCCACATTTGTGAAAAGTTGCAACACACCTGATATTTCTCCGCTTAAAAGAAGGGGCTCCCACTTTTGCAacaaggaggagggggaggatcCACAGGCCGCCGACTCAGACAGCACCAACGGGGGGGAACGCACAATTAGCTCGGTTGCCATGCGTGAAAGAGCGAACCTGGACCGCGCCCTATCCGAGCGTAGCCACCGAAGTAGTAATTATACACCTAGCCCGCTagcaaaggaaaagaacACACCGGATGGGTTTACCAGCAGCGTagaaaagagaagaagcagCTGCGGGAAGGGGAGCTTCTCCAAGGGGGGATCCACAAAGTGTGCCAGGAAGCTAATCCCGTTAGTGAAAAACCAAATAAAAATCACCGACTACTTTTCCAATgtgaagaatgaaaaagcGCAAGAGGCACTTTCGGACGCCGAGTCGGCCATATCTGATAGCGATattcacctgaacagttcagaaaaaaaatgtgtaaagaaaagaaaaaaaaatgatgggTTAACCGATCACGTAGTTGAGCAGAAGGAGAGGCCCCCCAAGGAGACAAATTTCGAAGAGGAGAAAGACCAAACGTATGACTCCCTGGAAcagataaataaaaagcaattttttttacttttaatttGCTTCTACATGAAGCGAGCTCTCCACCACTGGGAGACTGACGGAGATGCGGTGGGGATTTCCAACGGAATTCAACAAAGGAAGAGGATAAAAGAtgccctcttcttcctcatgtcttcttataaatttttttacaaatcaTCCCTTTTTCTGTCAAAGCATGAACGGATTGGGGGGTTTaaatgccccctttttgactTCCAGCTGTTCGGGGCGTACAAGACCTTTTACGCCTTCTACAGGGGGGCCTTCCTCCGGTGCTGCAACGAGAATGTGACGTGCGCCCTGTGGGGGGGCGCGCGCGCCTCGCGGGGGTGA